In Zunongwangia profunda SM-A87, the following proteins share a genomic window:
- a CDS encoding M23 family metallopeptidase gives MSKKKKNKKKFTRKLLHKYRMVILNEDTFEERYSLKLTRLNVFVLVTTSAILLIAATTFIIAFTPLREYIPGYSSPKLKEQAAQLAYKTDSLQNVLKLNNQFLGSIKGVLSGDLQTSDLNRDSIAKFSQENMEVEVIPPSKADSLLREEVAMEDKYNILPGATDDIDFSLFPPVKGTISEGYDAEEKHYAVDVVVPKNSPVKSVADGRVIFAEWTTETGYVIIVKHDYGLISVYKHNASLTKEQGDFVKAGEVVATAGSTGEYTTGPHLHFELWNEGNPVNPTDYIDFE, from the coding sequence ATGTCGAAAAAGAAAAAAAATAAGAAAAAATTTACCAGAAAACTTCTTCATAAATACCGAATGGTAATTTTAAATGAAGATACTTTTGAAGAAAGATATTCATTAAAATTAACCCGTTTAAACGTATTTGTTCTGGTAACTACAAGTGCTATATTATTAATAGCAGCAACTACTTTTATCATTGCTTTCACTCCATTAAGAGAATATATTCCTGGATATTCTTCGCCAAAATTAAAAGAACAGGCAGCGCAATTGGCCTATAAAACAGATTCCTTACAAAATGTTTTAAAACTCAATAATCAATTTTTGGGATCAATAAAGGGAGTACTGTCCGGAGATTTGCAAACCTCAGATCTTAACAGGGACTCTATTGCCAAATTTTCGCAGGAAAACATGGAGGTTGAAGTTATTCCACCTTCTAAAGCAGATAGCTTATTAAGAGAAGAGGTCGCTATGGAAGATAAATATAATATTTTGCCTGGTGCGACAGATGATATTGATTTCTCCCTTTTCCCGCCGGTAAAAGGAACGATCTCTGAAGGCTATGATGCTGAAGAAAAACATTATGCCGTAGATGTGGTAGTGCCTAAGAATTCACCGGTAAAATCTGTTGCCGATGGGCGGGTTATTTTTGCGGAATGGACCACCGAAACCGGTTATGTAATTATTGTAAAGCATGATTATGGTCTAATTTCAGTGTATAAACATAATGCCTCTTTAACCAAAGAACAGGGTGATTTTGTAAAAGCCGGAGAGGTAGTCGCAACTGCCGGTTCTACCGGAGAATATACCACCGGCCCGCATTTGCATTTTGAATTATGGAATGAAGGAAACCCTGTAAACCCAACCGATTATATTGATTTTGAATAG
- a CDS encoding GH3 auxin-responsive promoter family protein — translation MSLKSFAAKIFAKTVRKKIQAWSSKPVEVQEKIFNELISKAKDTSFGKDHHFDHIKTHADFVEKVPIRDYEDLRAYVDKMVAGEEDILWPGKPLYYAKTSGTTSGAKYIPITKESMPTHIEAARNAILCYIAETGKAKFVNGKMIFLQGSPELTEKNGVKLGRLSGIVAHYVPGYLQKNRMPSWETNCIDDWETKVDAIVEETRDLNMTVISGIPSWVQMYFEKLEHKTGKKIGDIFKNFELFIYGGVNYEPYRSKFENLIGRKVDSIELYPASEGFFAFQDSQRKKGMLLQLNSGIFYEFIKAESFFDENPKRLTIAEVELGVNYVMIISTTAGLWAYNVGDTIQFTSLKPYRVMVSGRIKHYISAFGEHVIAKEVEEAMQVASEKTGARINEFTVAPQVNPVAGELPYHEWFIEFEKAPENLTNFRNILDQSLQQQNSYYFDLIEGNILQPVKITKVPKEGFQAYMKSIGKLGGQNKLPRLSNDRKIADALEAIIKK, via the coding sequence ATGTCTTTAAAATCCTTTGCAGCTAAAATATTCGCTAAAACCGTAAGAAAGAAAATCCAGGCCTGGTCCTCGAAGCCTGTTGAAGTTCAGGAGAAAATTTTTAATGAATTAATTTCTAAAGCGAAAGACACCAGTTTTGGTAAAGATCATCATTTTGATCATATAAAAACCCATGCCGACTTTGTAGAGAAGGTACCCATAAGGGACTATGAAGATTTACGAGCCTATGTAGATAAAATGGTGGCCGGTGAGGAGGATATTTTGTGGCCTGGAAAACCGCTATATTATGCCAAAACTTCTGGTACTACCAGTGGCGCAAAGTACATCCCGATAACCAAAGAAAGTATGCCAACACATATTGAAGCGGCAAGAAATGCTATTCTTTGTTATATCGCTGAAACCGGAAAAGCGAAGTTTGTAAATGGCAAAATGATCTTTTTACAGGGAAGTCCAGAACTTACTGAGAAGAACGGAGTAAAACTAGGCAGATTGTCTGGAATTGTGGCGCATTATGTGCCTGGATATCTTCAGAAAAACAGGATGCCGAGTTGGGAAACCAATTGTATCGATGACTGGGAAACTAAAGTTGATGCCATCGTTGAGGAAACTCGAGACCTGAATATGACCGTGATAAGCGGAATCCCTAGCTGGGTGCAAATGTATTTCGAAAAATTAGAGCATAAAACCGGTAAAAAAATAGGGGATATTTTTAAGAATTTTGAGTTGTTTATTTATGGTGGCGTAAATTATGAGCCTTATCGCTCAAAATTTGAAAATCTTATAGGCCGAAAAGTAGATAGCATCGAATTATATCCTGCATCTGAAGGCTTTTTTGCTTTCCAGGATAGCCAAAGGAAAAAAGGAATGCTACTTCAGCTTAATAGCGGTATTTTTTACGAGTTTATTAAAGCGGAATCATTTTTTGATGAAAACCCTAAGAGGCTTACCATTGCAGAGGTAGAGCTTGGGGTAAACTATGTAATGATCATTAGCACCACCGCCGGTCTTTGGGCTTATAATGTAGGTGATACCATACAATTTACGAGCTTAAAACCATATCGAGTGATGGTTTCGGGTAGGATTAAGCATTATATTTCGGCTTTTGGAGAACATGTAATTGCAAAAGAGGTAGAAGAGGCGATGCAAGTAGCATCAGAAAAAACAGGCGCCAGAATTAATGAATTTACGGTGGCCCCACAGGTAAACCCTGTAGCAGGAGAATTGCCGTACCACGAGTGGTTTATAGAGTTTGAAAAAGCGCCTGAAAATTTAACGAATTTCAGGAATATCCTGGATCAGTCTCTTCAGCAGCAAAATTCGTATTATTTCGATTTAATAGAAGGGAATATTCTACAACCGGTAAAAATCACTAAAGTCCCTAAAGAAGGATTTCAGGCCTATATGAAGTCCATTGGAAAATTAGGCGGTCAAAATAAGTTGCCAAGATTATCAAACGATCGTAAAATAGCAGATGCTTTAGAAGCAATAATAAAAAAATAA
- a CDS encoding DUF6909 family protein: MLKLKTDGRTRAQESTNAIERMYITMRHLFNRGFYKPMGVSGETLREGLLALRPEIYGSVAEDKAELNGLLYVLERLPIGIEQCRYINLTSDEGYGDSHFQPIVPPKRRRNCYRIDEEQMNIEITRGRSEIYDILTHLTFLFIESHKIMRRVVIDEDGSVTRDWKKLEAIVLSKEDIDKAEREVALTHAANILGRTFYEVSKIYPKFSTPNNPEQFLHIIYWMGKLAIEETVNNDKRIITFSPILRERLGHHIHGEVWADKIKKYLVEEQLLQRPIHIISANMHSVMNTLYAPLALKAEIKKKNILQIYETLSDSSNGQVRQKVSKSALSGGMKFIEDTSGTNIDVQVFDTAKLEEGFRNKGFKSLKEEEKPVIIVMDYAFGEQAYETMDELLKPYILDGEEIKMNVKSVSIMGKAGILEGGKGDIMIPSAHIFEGTADNYPFKNELKKDDLEGHGIKVVDGSMITVLGTSLQNRDILKFFHDSTWNVSGLEMEGAHYQKAIQAASKLRKSIAEDVKVRYAYYASDNPLETGSTLASGGLGTTGVKPTYLITEKILEQIFNS; encoded by the coding sequence ATTTTGAAGTTGAAAACAGACGGAAGAACAAGAGCGCAGGAAAGTACCAACGCGATAGAACGTATGTATATTACCATGAGACACCTTTTTAATAGAGGGTTTTATAAACCTATGGGTGTTTCTGGAGAAACTTTAAGAGAAGGCTTATTGGCCTTACGACCTGAAATATATGGCTCTGTAGCAGAAGATAAGGCTGAGCTTAATGGATTGTTATACGTTTTAGAACGTCTTCCTATAGGGATCGAGCAGTGTCGCTATATCAATCTTACCAGTGACGAGGGATACGGAGATTCTCATTTTCAGCCTATTGTGCCGCCAAAACGTCGAAGAAATTGCTATCGTATAGATGAAGAGCAAATGAATATCGAGATCACCAGAGGCCGATCTGAAATCTATGATATTCTTACACATCTAACCTTCTTATTTATCGAATCGCATAAAATTATGAGACGTGTGGTTATCGATGAAGATGGTAGTGTAACCCGAGACTGGAAAAAACTTGAAGCGATCGTGCTTTCTAAAGAAGACATCGATAAGGCCGAGCGTGAAGTAGCTTTAACCCACGCTGCTAATATTTTAGGACGTACTTTTTATGAGGTTTCTAAGATCTATCCCAAGTTTTCTACACCAAATAATCCAGAGCAGTTTTTGCATATTATTTACTGGATGGGAAAACTGGCGATTGAAGAAACCGTAAATAATGATAAAAGAATCATCACTTTTAGTCCTATTCTTAGAGAACGTTTAGGACACCATATTCACGGGGAGGTATGGGCAGATAAAATCAAGAAATATCTGGTAGAAGAGCAATTATTACAGCGGCCTATTCATATTATCAGCGCCAATATGCATAGTGTAATGAATACGCTTTATGCGCCATTAGCACTAAAAGCTGAGATTAAAAAGAAAAATATTCTTCAGATTTATGAAACGCTGAGTGATTCATCGAACGGGCAGGTTCGTCAAAAAGTTTCGAAATCTGCTCTTTCTGGTGGGATGAAGTTTATAGAGGATACCAGTGGTACCAATATCGATGTTCAGGTTTTTGATACCGCAAAACTGGAAGAAGGTTTTAGAAATAAAGGTTTTAAATCCCTAAAAGAAGAAGAAAAGCCGGTAATAATCGTGATGGACTACGCCTTTGGAGAACAGGCTTATGAAACCATGGATGAACTTCTTAAACCTTATATTCTGGATGGTGAAGAGATAAAAATGAATGTAAAATCAGTTTCCATCATGGGAAAGGCTGGTATTTTAGAAGGTGGCAAAGGTGATATAATGATTCCTTCAGCCCATATTTTTGAGGGTACGGCCGATAATTATCCTTTTAAAAACGAATTGAAAAAAGATGATCTTGAAGGTCATGGAATAAAAGTAGTAGATGGTAGTATGATTACCGTTTTGGGAACATCCTTACAAAACCGTGATATTCTTAAGTTTTTCCACGATTCTACATGGAATGTAAGTGGTCTTGAAATGGAAGGAGCGCATTATCAAAAAGCCATACAGGCAGCCAGTAAATTAAGAAAAAGTATTGCTGAAGATGTGAAGGTAAGATACGCGTATTACGCATCTGATAATCCATTAGAAACCGGAAGCACTTTAGCCTCTGGCGGGTTAGGAACAACAGGTGTTAAACCAACATATTTAATAACCGAAAAGATACTGGAGCAAATCTTTAACTCTTAG
- a CDS encoding UDP-glucuronic acid decarboxylase family protein, translating into MGKTVLITGAAGFLGSHLCDKFISEGFRVIGMDNLITGDIRNIEHLFKNKDFEFYNHDVTKFIHVPGKLDYILHFASPASPIDYLKIPIQTLKVGSLGTHNCLGLAKEKGARILIASTSEIYGDPLVHPQSEDYYGNVSTIGPRGVYDEAKRFQESLTMAYHRFHGLETRIVRIFNTYGPRMRLNDGRVIPAFIGQALRGEHLSVFGDGLQTRSFCYVDDQVEGIYRLLFSEYVEPVNIGNPDELTIKDFAEEIIKLTGTNQKIVYRELPKDDPLQRQPDITRAKEILGWEPKVSREEGMKITYNYFKNLSKEDLLKKEHKDFSKHNRK; encoded by the coding sequence ATGGGCAAAACTGTATTAATTACAGGAGCAGCAGGTTTTTTAGGTTCACATTTGTGTGATAAATTTATTAGTGAAGGTTTCCGTGTTATAGGAATGGATAATCTTATAACGGGTGATATTCGTAATATAGAGCATCTATTTAAAAACAAGGATTTTGAATTCTATAACCATGATGTAACCAAATTTATCCATGTTCCCGGAAAATTAGATTACATTCTTCATTTTGCGTCGCCCGCAAGCCCTATTGATTATCTAAAGATTCCTATTCAAACTTTAAAGGTAGGCTCTTTGGGAACACATAACTGTTTAGGGCTGGCAAAAGAAAAAGGAGCCAGAATACTTATCGCTTCAACTTCTGAAATTTACGGAGATCCACTGGTGCATCCACAATCTGAGGATTACTACGGAAATGTAAGTACCATCGGGCCACGTGGGGTCTATGATGAAGCCAAACGATTCCAGGAATCTTTAACAATGGCTTATCATCGATTTCATGGCTTAGAAACCCGCATCGTAAGAATATTTAATACGTATGGGCCAAGAATGAGGTTAAATGACGGCCGGGTAATTCCTGCATTTATTGGTCAGGCACTAAGAGGAGAGCACTTAAGCGTTTTTGGAGATGGATTGCAAACTCGCTCTTTTTGTTACGTAGACGATCAGGTTGAAGGGATTTACAGATTACTCTTTAGTGAGTATGTCGAGCCGGTAAATATTGGTAATCCAGACGAGTTAACCATAAAAGATTTTGCGGAAGAGATTATTAAGTTAACCGGCACCAATCAAAAAATCGTATATAGAGAATTACCAAAAGACGATCCGTTACAACGCCAGCCTGATATAACAAGGGCTAAAGAGATTCTTGGTTGGGAACCTAAAGTTTCCCGGGAAGAAGGGATGAAAATCACTTATAATTACTTCAAAAATCTATCGAAAGAAGATTTACTGAAGAAAGAGCATAAAGATTTTAGTAAGCATAATAGAAAATAA
- a CDS encoding glycosyltransferase family 2 protein — MQNPLVSVIMPAYNSNEFIALAIESVIAQEYKNWELIIVDDASKDATVNTIRNYIKKEPRIKIFRNQTNHGAGYSRNKAIKEASGEFIAFLDADDLWKPEKLSLQLKFCEENNAKIVFSSYGRIKENGENLNEIIEALPFVNYPKLIRSNYIGNLTGMYNAGKIGKVYHPDIRKRQDWAMWLEVIRKGGTAHGMEESLALYRIRKGSVSENKFEMLSYNFKIYNKVLGYGKLKSMYWVLIFLGEHFFVKSRQLKSID; from the coding sequence ATGCAAAACCCTTTGGTTTCTGTGATCATGCCCGCCTATAATTCCAATGAATTTATTGCGTTGGCTATCGAATCGGTTATTGCTCAGGAATATAAAAACTGGGAGCTTATTATTGTAGACGATGCTTCAAAAGATGCTACCGTTAATACGATTCGGAATTATATAAAGAAAGAGCCTCGTATCAAAATTTTTAGAAATCAAACCAACCATGGTGCAGGGTATTCAAGAAATAAAGCGATTAAGGAGGCTTCAGGAGAGTTTATAGCTTTTTTAGATGCAGATGATCTTTGGAAACCAGAAAAGTTATCTCTGCAGCTTAAATTTTGCGAAGAAAACAATGCAAAAATTGTATTTAGCAGTTATGGCCGCATTAAAGAAAATGGCGAAAATTTAAATGAAATAATCGAAGCTTTACCTTTTGTTAATTACCCTAAATTGATTAGGAGTAATTATATAGGCAATTTAACGGGAATGTATAATGCTGGTAAAATTGGTAAAGTGTATCATCCCGACATACGAAAAAGGCAGGATTGGGCTATGTGGCTTGAAGTAATTAGAAAAGGAGGAACGGCCCATGGGATGGAAGAATCGCTGGCTTTATACCGAATAAGAAAAGGATCTGTTTCAGAAAACAAATTTGAAATGCTTTCCTATAATTTCAAAATTTATAATAAAGTTTTGGGCTATGGAAAGCTAAAAAGTATGTATTGGGTTCTTATCTTTTTAGGAGAACATTTTTTTGTAAAATCCAGGCAACTAAAATCAATTGATTAA
- a CDS encoding phenylacetate--CoA ligase family protein, translating into MDWFKLSLQLNKFPVNRARKMLDEIDNIPANQYPQYIETKKKEIVDYHLNNNNFYKSFIGSKAIPNWEDIPIMTKTDLQQPLENRLSQSFNLKNSYVGKTSGSSGHPFTFAKDKLCHAMTWEGFNNHYNWHGIDLNKSLQARFYGIPLDFYGHLQERIKDQISLRRRFSIFDLSETKLQGFLDRFRRSKFDYLNGYTSAILLFSKFLKKEKIVLKEICPSLKLCIVTSERLFEKDKKVIEEAIGIPVVNEYGASEVGLIAFENPNGEWCLNRSDLFIEIVDEDNRTLPHGKEGRIIITSLYNKAHPIIRYAIGDIGIMSKKSTPKKPILASLIGRTSDVAKLADGKVVPGLTFYYVTKTIIDDTGSTKEFIVTQTKIDSFDIEYVRDTDFDAEETTKIAEAVEKYVGKNLNVNFRRKQSLTRSKSGKLKQFTSLIN; encoded by the coding sequence TTGGATTGGTTTAAACTTTCGCTTCAGCTCAATAAATTTCCTGTAAATCGGGCCCGAAAAATGTTGGATGAAATAGACAATATTCCCGCAAACCAGTACCCACAATATATTGAAACTAAAAAAAAAGAAATTGTTGATTATCATTTAAATAACAATAATTTCTATAAGAGCTTTATAGGAAGTAAGGCGATCCCAAATTGGGAGGATATTCCTATTATGACCAAAACCGATCTACAACAACCCTTAGAGAACCGCCTAAGCCAAAGTTTTAATTTAAAGAATAGCTATGTGGGTAAGACCTCTGGAAGTAGCGGCCACCCTTTTACTTTTGCCAAAGACAAACTTTGCCATGCCATGACCTGGGAAGGTTTTAACAATCATTATAACTGGCACGGTATAGATCTCAACAAATCACTACAGGCAAGATTTTATGGAATTCCGTTAGATTTTTACGGTCATCTTCAAGAACGAATTAAAGACCAGATAAGCCTAAGAAGGCGTTTTAGTATTTTTGATCTTAGCGAGACTAAATTGCAAGGCTTTCTTGATCGGTTTAGGAGAAGTAAATTTGATTATTTAAACGGTTACACCAGCGCTATCCTGCTTTTTTCTAAGTTTTTAAAAAAAGAAAAGATTGTACTTAAAGAGATTTGTCCTAGTTTAAAACTTTGCATTGTAACTTCAGAGCGATTATTTGAAAAGGATAAAAAAGTTATTGAAGAGGCTATAGGCATACCCGTAGTAAACGAATATGGCGCCAGCGAAGTAGGCCTTATCGCTTTCGAAAACCCTAACGGAGAATGGTGTCTTAATCGCAGCGATCTTTTTATAGAAATCGTGGATGAAGACAATAGAACTTTACCACATGGTAAAGAAGGAAGAATAATAATAACCTCCTTGTATAATAAAGCCCATCCCATAATTAGGTATGCTATTGGAGACATTGGTATAATGTCTAAAAAAAGTACTCCCAAAAAGCCAATATTAGCCTCTTTGATAGGAAGAACCAGTGATGTGGCAAAACTTGCAGATGGAAAAGTAGTTCCCGGACTTACATTTTATTACGTAACTAAAACGATTATCGACGATACCGGGAGCACCAAAGAATTTATAGTGACCCAAACTAAAATAGATTCTTTTGATATTGAATATGTACGAGATACTGATTTTGACGCTGAAGAAACGACCAAAATCGCTGAAGCGGTAGAAAAGTATGTAGGGAAAAATTTGAACGTTAATTTTAGAAGAAAACAGAGCTTAACCCGAAGCAAAAGCGGGAAGCTCAAACAGTTTACTTCTTTAATCAATTGA
- the purD gene encoding phosphoribosylamine--glycine ligase has protein sequence MVSMIIPSVDMLVVGPEDPLVKGITDFCKGEPDLKDLLIVGPSKRGALLEGSKERAKEFMAMYQIPTAAYESFTIESLEAGKTFLETLSAPYVLKADGLAAGKGVLILNDLAEAKTELENMLKNQKFGEASAKVVIEEFLDGIELSVFVLTDGKNYKILPTAKDYKRIGEGDTGLNTGGMGAISPVPFADAELMQKIEERIVKPTVNGLTEENIDYKGFIFIGLIKVGKEPYVIEYNVRMGDPETEVVLPRVKSDLVEVLAKTAEGKLNEVDLEIDERAATTVMMVSGGYPEAYEKAKEITGIENVNVEDALVFHAGTTLKDGKVVTNGGRVIAVTAFGEDYKQALKKSYQNVEKLQFDKMYFRKDLGFDLA, from the coding sequence ATGGTCTCGATGATTATTCCATCTGTAGACATGTTGGTCGTGGGGCCAGAAGATCCTCTTGTCAAGGGAATTACAGACTTTTGTAAGGGAGAGCCAGACTTAAAAGACCTTTTGATTGTGGGGCCTTCAAAGCGCGGTGCACTACTGGAAGGAAGTAAAGAGCGTGCCAAAGAATTTATGGCAATGTATCAAATCCCAACAGCGGCGTACGAAAGTTTTACTATAGAAAGTTTAGAAGCCGGTAAAACGTTTTTGGAAACTTTAAGTGCCCCTTATGTGCTTAAAGCCGATGGTCTTGCTGCAGGAAAAGGCGTTTTAATTTTAAACGATCTTGCTGAAGCGAAAACCGAATTAGAAAATATGCTGAAAAATCAAAAATTTGGAGAAGCTAGTGCCAAAGTGGTGATCGAAGAATTTTTGGACGGAATAGAACTTAGTGTTTTTGTCTTAACCGATGGTAAAAATTATAAAATCCTGCCAACAGCTAAAGATTATAAGCGAATAGGAGAAGGCGATACAGGCTTAAACACGGGTGGAATGGGAGCAATATCTCCGGTACCTTTCGCTGATGCCGAATTGATGCAGAAAATCGAAGAGCGTATTGTAAAGCCTACGGTAAATGGTCTTACTGAAGAAAATATAGACTATAAAGGATTTATTTTTATCGGTTTGATAAAAGTAGGAAAGGAGCCTTATGTGATTGAATATAATGTACGAATGGGAGATCCTGAAACCGAAGTAGTCTTACCAAGGGTAAAATCAGACCTGGTTGAGGTACTTGCAAAAACCGCAGAGGGGAAACTTAATGAGGTCGATCTAGAGATTGACGAGAGAGCTGCGACAACAGTAATGATGGTTTCTGGCGGATATCCAGAAGCTTATGAAAAAGCTAAAGAAATAACCGGTATCGAAAATGTAAACGTTGAAGATGCGCTCGTATTTCACGCAGGAACTACGTTAAAAGATGGTAAAGTAGTGACCAATGGCGGGAGGGTAATCGCCGTAACCGCGTTTGGAGAAGATTATAAACAGGCACTAAAAAAATCTTATCAAAATGTAGAGAAACTACAATTTGATAAGATGTATTTTAGAAAAGATCTAGGGTTTGACCTTGCTTAG
- a CDS encoding DUF6341 family protein, protein MTEFFEGISWLFENVLLVPLDWLRSLELDSWWGANAINFVFIIIGMIAFAYWCKQLKIFQDADDENTRSKPYLG, encoded by the coding sequence ATGACTGAATTTTTTGAAGGAATCTCGTGGCTTTTTGAAAATGTACTTCTTGTTCCTCTTGATTGGCTACGTTCTCTAGAACTAGACTCCTGGTGGGGTGCTAACGCCATCAACTTTGTATTTATTATCATTGGAATGATCGCTTTTGCATACTGGTGCAAACAATTAAAGATTTTCCAAGACGCCGATGACGAAAACACAAGGTCTAAGCCTTACTTAGGATAA
- a CDS encoding DUF6427 family protein, with protein sequence MLTSFFAKSKPINITLVLVLLSGFFITANFHTWFLAFEIFKFFKILGVFLALMLSLFLLNFIAKKNDLTQRSAYKVLLFSVFCASFFSLLKDYNVIVAATLILLALRRIISLKSQISVQKKIFDAAFWICIASLFYFWSILFLFIVLGGIIIYSPRPKNWLIPITSAVCVYMIYCSIHLLVYDQFYLMADWYQPYNFDFSNYQSFKFLTPISIILALTLWSLVYYFSIIQKAGVSLRPSLNLILFTLIIGISVGILAPSKNGSELIFFFIPLSIIVSNYFDTGRDKIFREILLLILILMPFGVLFIQS encoded by the coding sequence ATGCTAACAAGCTTTTTTGCCAAATCAAAGCCAATTAATATTACGCTTGTCCTCGTATTGCTATCTGGGTTTTTTATAACAGCTAACTTTCATACCTGGTTTTTAGCTTTCGAAATCTTTAAATTCTTTAAAATTTTAGGCGTTTTTTTAGCGCTGATGTTGTCCTTATTTTTGCTGAATTTTATAGCTAAAAAAAACGACCTTACTCAGCGGAGTGCATATAAAGTCCTTTTATTTTCGGTATTTTGCGCTTCTTTTTTTTCCTTGCTTAAGGATTATAACGTGATTGTTGCCGCAACGCTTATTTTATTGGCACTACGCCGAATTATAAGCTTAAAATCACAAATAAGCGTACAAAAGAAAATATTTGATGCTGCTTTTTGGATTTGCATTGCTTCCTTATTTTATTTCTGGTCCATTTTATTTTTATTTATTGTACTAGGCGGAATTATAATTTATTCGCCCAGACCCAAAAACTGGTTAATTCCTATAACTTCAGCAGTTTGTGTATACATGATTTACTGCTCCATCCATTTGTTGGTCTACGATCAGTTTTATTTAATGGCAGATTGGTACCAGCCCTATAATTTTGATTTCTCTAACTATCAGTCTTTTAAATTCTTAACACCAATAAGTATCATTTTAGCTCTTACGCTATGGTCTCTTGTATATTACTTTTCAATTATTCAAAAAGCAGGTGTTAGTTTACGACCCTCCTTAAACCTTATTTTGTTTACGCTTATTATCGGTATTTCTGTAGGCATACTGGCGCCGAGTAAAAATGGAAGTGAGCTTATTTTTTTCTTCATTCCACTTAGTATTATTGTTTCCAATTATTTTGATACCGGCCGGGATAAAATCTTTAGGGAAATACTATTATTAATATTGATTTTGATGCCCTTTGGAGTGCTATTTATTCAGAGTTAA
- a CDS encoding DUF4254 domain-containing protein: MFTDKANKIFQEVIKKYHEIDTVDQLFTNPYDSDSQLIEHLLYRKCWIDTVQWHYEDIVRDPNIDPIAGLKLKRLIDASNQDRTDTVEYIDSYFLEKYKAVAPKENATINTESPAWGVDRLSILALKIYHMHEEATREDASADHKEKCQAKLDILLEQRVDLSSAIDQLLKDIENGDKYMKVYKQMKMYNDDELNPVLRNK; this comes from the coding sequence ATGTTTACAGATAAAGCCAATAAGATCTTTCAGGAAGTGATCAAAAAATATCATGAAATTGATACTGTAGATCAGCTTTTTACAAACCCTTATGATAGCGATTCCCAACTTATAGAGCATCTTCTTTATAGAAAATGCTGGATAGATACCGTACAGTGGCATTACGAGGATATTGTAAGAGATCCTAATATCGATCCTATAGCCGGTTTAAAATTGAAACGCCTTATTGATGCTTCTAACCAGGATCGTACCGATACGGTAGAATATATTGATAGTTATTTCCTCGAAAAATATAAGGCGGTTGCGCCAAAAGAAAACGCGACTATTAATACAGAAAGCCCGGCTTGGGGAGTAGACAGATTATCGATCTTAGCACTTAAAATTTATCACATGCACGAAGAAGCTACTCGTGAAGATGCTTCAGCAGATCATAAAGAAAAATGCCAGGCAAAGCTTGATATTTTATTAGAGCAGCGGGTAGATCTTTCTTCAGCAATCGATCAGCTTTTAAAAGATATAGAGAACGGGGATAAATATATGAAAGTCTATAAGCAGATGAAAATGTATAATGATGACGAATTAAATCCTGTTTTACGAAATAAATAA